In Heyndrickxia vini, the sequence CTTTTTTTGCCGAAGTTTTTTTGCTTGTCGGGGGTGAACAGTGCACATCCGCTTTTCTTATTTTGCACTTTTCCTAAATCGTTTTTGGACTTTGTTTCGTTTTCGATCACGATAAAATACGAATCCTGCAATAAATCCTAATCCTCCGATAAATAAAATGAGGCCAACAAGAAATTGGAGCCAAAAATATGGAAATGGGGGCTGAAGGATTCCAAACAACATATCCCGCATTAACTTAATACCAAGCGCGGCAAAACATCCCGGTATTACCATAATCAATAGAGCAATAAAACGTATCATAAAAGGTTCTCCTTCAGGAATTGAACTTAGTTAATTGTTTTATCCAACAAAAAAATCATATAACAACGAAATTATTTGTCAAGCAAATGAACCGCTATTAGACTTGAATATAAAGTAAACTATTCATAAAATAAGAGTATGAAATATATTGCATTGTTAGGGGGCGTGAGGAACGTGCAAAATGTATTATTAGTCGGTGGTGGTAAGGGTGGTGCCGCCATTTTAAAAATGCTCGTGGGCAGCAGTATGTTTAAAGTGATAGCGGTTACTGATCCAAATAACAATGCAGAAGGAATTCAATTGGCCAAAACAAAAGGAATTCAAACGGGGAAGGACTGGAAAGTTTTCTTAGATGATTCCATTCATATCATCATCGAAGTTACTGGAGACGAAACTGTCTTTCAAGAAATTCTACAAGTTCGTAATAAACATACCGTTCTAATTCCCGGGAGTGTAGCTTATTTAATCGCCACACTGATGGAGGAAAAAGAAAAACTGATATCAACTTTACAAGATGAAACTTATAAGCATAATCTAATATTTAATTCAACAGATGAAGCAATGGTAGTAATAGACACGGAAGAAAAGATTATATTTTTTAACAAAAGCGCCGAAAGAATGACGGAAGTTCCAATCACAAAAGCGATAGGAAAACATATTATTGATGTCATTCCAAAAAGTCAGTTACCTAGAGTAATTTCAACTAGAAGAATTGAAATAAATCAAGAAACAATCCTTGATAATGGATTAAAAATTATAACGACTCGAATTCCAATTATTAATGAAAAAAATATTGTTATTGGTGCCATCGCGGTTTTTAAGGATATCACGGAAGTAGTTAATTTAGCCGAAGAAATAACAAATTTAAAAGAAATTCAAACGATGTTAGAAGCAATTATTCATTCAAGCGATGATGCAATATCTGTAGTCGACGAAAATGGACGAGGGATATTAATTAATCCAGCCTACACCCGAATCACTGGATTGACGAAGGACCAAGTAATCGGAAAACCGGCAACGACTGATATTTCCGAAGGAGAAAGCATGCATTTAAAGGTCATACAAACGAGAAGAGCGATTCGTGGAACAAAAATGAGGGTTGGACCCATGAAAAAAGAGGTAATTGTAAATGTCGCCCCGATTATTGTTGATGGAATTTTAAAGGGAAGTGTCGGAGTTATTCACGATGTGACAGAAATTCAATCGCTGACAAAGGAATTGGATCGAGCAAGACAAATTATTAGAAACTTAGAAGCTAAATATACATTTGAGGATATTATCTCCAATTCCGAAGAAATGAATATTGCAGTTGAGCAAGCAAAATTAGGGGCAAAAACCCCTGTAACGATTTTGCTTAGAGGAGAGTCAGGAACTGGTAAAGAACTTTTTGCCCATGCGATACATAATGGAAGTGATCGAAAGTATAATAAATTCATTCGCGTGAATTGTGCAGCGATCGCGGAATCACTTTTGGAAAGTGAGTTATTTGGTTACGAAGAAGGAGCATTTTCTGGAGCAAAAAGAGGCGGCAAAAGGGGATTGTTTG encodes:
- a CDS encoding sigma-54 interaction domain-containing protein, which gives rise to MQNVLLVGGGKGGAAILKMLVGSSMFKVIAVTDPNNNAEGIQLAKTKGIQTGKDWKVFLDDSIHIIIEVTGDETVFQEILQVRNKHTVLIPGSVAYLIATLMEEKEKLISTLQDETYKHNLIFNSTDEAMVVIDTEEKIIFFNKSAERMTEVPITKAIGKHIIDVIPKSQLPRVISTRRIEINQETILDNGLKIITTRIPIINEKNIVIGAIAVFKDITEVVNLAEEITNLKEIQTMLEAIIHSSDDAISVVDENGRGILINPAYTRITGLTKDQVIGKPATTDISEGESMHLKVIQTRRAIRGTKMRVGPMKKEVIVNVAPIIVDGILKGSVGVIHDVTEIQSLTKELDRARQIIRNLEAKYTFEDIISNSEEMNIAVEQAKLGAKTPVTILLRGESGTGKELFAHAIHNGSDRKYNKFIRVNCAAIAESLLESELFGYEEGAFSGAKRGGKRGLFEEANNGSIFLDEIGELSANTQAKLLRVLQENEIVRVGGTKPIPINVRIIAATHVNLEKAIADKSFREDLYYRLNRMPIQIPPLRNRKAEIPLLCQKLIQKLNQDYGRNVEGITKEALVKLMGYDWPGNVRELENILSRAIIFMSYNEAQIEQQHILVLSNNKDIQQDSSYSATMTGEHDLTTLVENYERNVIQQVLEKNNGNKTATAKQLGVSIRNLYYKLDKFKLANNNMQ
- a CDS encoding DUF2627 domain-containing protein codes for the protein MIRFIALLIMVIPGCFAALGIKLMRDMLFGILQPPFPYFWLQFLVGLILFIGGLGFIAGFVFYRDRKRNKVQKRFRKSAK